In Phacochoerus africanus isolate WHEZ1 chromosome 2, ROS_Pafr_v1, whole genome shotgun sequence, one DNA window encodes the following:
- the FSCB gene encoding fibrous sheath CABYR-binding protein, with protein MKESDESNQPVSAGRQEIRKRRQPSQPMIDKSQQTEVTEKKTHLPISQSSAPKATLSIGSIPGRKINYESGSLSAQLQQTWTQRKHVQNMTDKSLQTDAIAEKKNEIKSSCRTVAPEEKLAAVDEAAPEFLESVQEVEIPPRRHSLHLKTDRSQQTNCTGDWTMMDIFKKEKADKEQQTYITESAKVVIGWPESKEGAQKHKSSGKIFVSEHPESQPAVNSNEKIRQKSGSRTDTQQTKKDAPLHVEDEQDVPVEVKPPASEEISAEMQLPLAEKTPAEVLSEVQPPLTEEAPIEIQPSPDEEAHGDDAPDNVKPTLAEETSTEVQPLPDEEAPVEESQEEVQLPPAEEALAEEVSTEVQPPPAGEAPEEESSVKVQPPPAGEALEEESSVKVKPPPAGEAIEEEFSIEIQPAPAEEAPEEAQPPPTEEDSAEVHPQPAEEALAEEASSEVQALLIEEEAPAEEAPAEKASIKVQPLTAGEALKEEFSTEVQPSPAEEAPAEESSIEVQPEPAEEAPEEVQPPPTEEAPAEVHPRQAEEALAEEASSEVQPLPAEEAPEEEAPYEVHSLPPEEISDKAGLAELQPPPEEEITSEMIPVDGQSLLDEESFITQISVEDTYPKGQLPLSEQIPADEALVENVPTEYQSPKAADVPVVTLESLALEDEPKSEEHLEPNAVPEDSSDTKNEDISFKIEGVIHIELE; from the coding sequence atgaaggaaagtgATGAATCTAACCAGCCTGTCTCAGCAGGGAGGCAAGAAATTCGAAAGAGAAGACAGCCCAGCCAACCAATGATAGATAAGTCCCAACAGACTGAAGTGACAGAGAAAAAGACACACTTGCCTATATCACAGTCATCTGCCCCCAAAGCTACCCTTAGTATTGGTAGTATTCCTGGAAGAAAAATCAACTATGAATCTGGTAGTTTATCTGCTCAACTTCAGCAAACTTGGACACAGAGAAAGCATGTGCAGAATATGACTGATAAATCTCTGCAGACAGACGCtattgcagaaaagaaaaatgaaatcaaatcatCTTGTCGAACAGTGGCACCTGAAGAAAAGCTAGCTGCTGTTGATGAAGCAGCCCCTGAATTTCTGGAGAGTGTTCAGGAGGTAGAAATTCCACCAAGGAGACACTCACTTCATCTCAAAACAGACAGATCTCAGCAGACCAATTGTACTGGAGACTGGACAAtgatggacatttttaaaaaagagaaagcagacaAGGAACAGCAGACATATATTACTGAATCAGCAAAAGTGGTTATTGGCTGGCCAGAGTCAAAGGAAGGTGCGCAGAAACACAAATCCTCAGGGAAGATATTTGTTAGTGAACATCCTGAATCTCAACCTGCAGTGAATAGTAATGAAAAAATTAGACAGAAAAGTGGCAGCAGAACTGATACTCAACAGACCAAAAAAGATGCTCCACTGCATGTAGAAGATGAGCAAGATGTTCCAGTTGAAGTAAAGCCTCCTGCATCAGAAGAGATCTCTGCTGAGATGCAACTTCCACTAGCTGAGAAGACTCCTGCAGAAGTCCTTTCTGAAGTTCAGCCTCCACTAACTGAGGAGGCTCCTATTGAAATACAACCTTCTCCAGATGAAGAGGCACATGGAGATGATGCCCCTGATAACGTAAAGCCTACTCTTGCAGAAGAGACTTCCACAGAAGTTCAGCCTCTACCAGATGAGGAGGCCCCTGTAGAAGAGTCCCAAGAAGAAGTTCAGCTTCCACCAGCTGAGGAGGCCCTTGCAGAAGAGGTCTCCACTGAAGTGCAGCCTCCACCAGCTGGGGAGGCCCCTGAAGAAGAATCCTCTGTCAAAGTTCAGCCTCCACCAGCTGGGGAGGCCCTTGAAGAAGAATCCTCTGTCAAAGTTAAGCCTCCACCAGCTGGGGAGGCCATTGAAGAGGAGTTCTCCATAGAAATTCAGCCTGCACCAGCTGAAGAAGCCCCAGAAGAAGCCCAGCCTCCACCAACTGAGGAAGACTCTGCTGAAGTTCATCCTCAACCAGCTGAGGAGGCCCTTGCAGAAGAGGCATCCTCTGAAGTTCAGGCTCTACTAATTGAGGAGGAGGCCCCTGCAGAGGAGGCCCCTGCAGAAAAGGCCTCCATCAAAGTTCAGCCTCTAACAGCTGGGGAGGCCCTTAAAGAAGAGTTCTCCACAGAAGTTCAGCCCTCACCAGCTGAGGAGGCCCCTGCAGAAGAGTCCTCCATAGAAGTCCAGCCTGAACCAGCTGAAGAGGCCCCAGAAGAAGTCCAGCCTCCACCAACTGAGGAGGCCCCTGCTGAAGTTCATCCTCGACAAGCTGAGGAGGCTCTTGCAGAAGAGGCCTCCTCTGAAGTTCAGCCTCTACCAGCTGAGGAGGCCCCTGAAGAAGAGGCCCCATATGAAGTTCATTCTCTACCCCCTGAGGAGATCTCTGACAAGGCAGGTCTAGCTGAACTTCAGCCTCCTCCAGAGGAAGAAATTACCTCAGAAATGATCCCTGTTGATGGACAGTCTTTACTAGATGAGGAGTCCTTTATTACGCAAATCTCTGTAGAAGACACCTATCCTAAAGGTCAGCTTCCACTATCTGAACAAATccctgcagatgaggctctggtAGAGAATGTGCCAACTGAatatcagtctcccaaggcagcagaTGTACCAGTGGTAACATTAGAATCACTGGCTTTGGAAGATGAGCCCAAATCTGAAGAGCATTTAGAACCAAATGCTGTTCCTGAAGATTCATCTGATACCAAGAATgaagatatttcttttaaaatagagggTGTCATCCATATAGAACTGGAATAA